In the genome of Tripterygium wilfordii isolate XIE 37 chromosome 19, ASM1340144v1, whole genome shotgun sequence, one region contains:
- the LOC119985571 gene encoding transcription factor MYB98-like encodes MSDHYFKPPFMEEDSPLFKDYLQDFHHFDNHNQFPNTTNNNGCSSNPIFGVPDTSNFESFDVFPYGSSTNIDVYDYECKPLIDNNGGSGQVMDNFGTGGYLNNNHLPQRNHPFNLNPLSFEQVKHIDFVVPDEVSSVDVSSVCMAKNRGFSSTRKPFKGKKKPHVVKGQWTASEDRFFFLLDRACSDFLLI; translated from the coding sequence ATGTCTGATCACTATTTCAAACCTCCTTTCATGGAAGAGGACTCTCCTTTGTTCAAAGATTATCTTCAAGATTTCCATCACTTTGATAATCACAATCAGTTTCCCAACACCACAAACAACAATGGGTGTTCCTCAAATCCCATTTTTGGTGTCCCAGATACATCaaattttgaatcttttgatgtTTTCCCATATGGGTCTTCAACAAACATTGATGTTTATGATTATGAGTGTAAGCCATTGATAGATAACAATGGTGGAAGTGGTCAAGTCATGGACAACTTTGGTACTGGAGGGTATCTCAACAACAACCATCTCCCTCAGAGAAACCACCCTTTCAATCTTAATCCTCTGAGTTTTGAGCAAGTGAAGCACATTGATTTTGTGGTGCCTGATGAGGTCTCTAGCGTTGATGTAAGTAGTGTTTGCATGGCTAAAAATAGGGGATTTTCTTCGACCCGAAAGCCGTTTAAGGGTAAAAAGAAGCCTCATGTTGTGAAGGGGCAATGGACTGCATCAGAGGAcaggtttttctttttattagaTCGCGCTTGTTCTGATTTTCTATTGATTTGA
- the LOC119985572 gene encoding transcription factor MYB98-like, translated as MSICIYVCVCVCVCSLLIQLVEKYGIRKWSHIAQMLPGRIGKQCRERWHNHLRPDIKKDIWSEAEDRVLIDAHSDIGNKWAEIAKRLPGRTENSIKNHWNATKRRQYSKRKCRSKYPKGTILQDYIKSLNLNSPKYEQKSTNSTTPSGDAKYSAMKTTTTQPDQALDFGSDDRLVPSYEFNEVLDFDFDENMFRENCSIDSLLDDMPTCAPVTDNVDDKISFGLEVPSEMANPLVDYEVKKELDLVEMMQAVRP; from the exons atgtctatatgtatatatgtgtgtgtgtgtgtgtgtgtttgcagTTTGTTGATCCAACTGGTGGAAAAGTATGGAATCAGAAAGTGGTCTCACATTGCTCAGATGTTGCCTGGAAGGATTGGCAAGCAGTGCAGGGAGCGCTGGCATAATCATCTCCGGCCCGATATCAAG aAGGATATCTGGAGTGAAGCTGAGGATAGAGTGCTAATAGATGCTCATTCAGACATCGGAAACAAATGGGCGGAAATCGCGAAAAGGCTGCCGGGAAGAACAGAAAACTCAATTAAGAACCACTGGAATGCCACCAAAAGGAGGCAGTACTCGAAGAGGAAATGCCGATCCAAGTACCCAAAGGGCACCATTTTACAGGATTACATCAAGAGCTTAAACTTGAACTCACCAAAATATGAGCAGAAAAGTACTAATTCTACCACCCCCTCTGGTGATGCTAAATATTCTGCAATGAAAACTACTACTACTCAGCCTGATCAAGCTTTGGATTTCGGCTCTGACGATCGATTAGTTCCAAGTTATGAATTCAATGAGgttcttgattttgatttcgACGAGAACATGTTCAGAGAGAACTGTAGCATTGATTCTCTTCTTGATGATATGCCTACTTGTGCTCCTGTTACTGATAATGTTGATGACAAGATCAGTTTTGGGTTGGAAGTGCCATCAGAGATGGCTAATCCATTGGTGGATTATGAAGTGAAGAAGGAGCTGGATTTGGTGGAGATGATGCAAGCTGTGAGGCCTTGA
- the LOC119986314 gene encoding uncharacterized protein LOC119986314: MSFTTGSSKDSWHPVMTADTTVTSYWLNWRFLLCGIWVVIVIVFSSLIIWKNEDCGRKKGVSGETKLETERTLLYEDETWRPCLKGIHPAWLLAFRVSSFFVLVVLLAIATVVDGSSIFYYYTQWTFILVTFYFGLGSLFSMYGCYQYHKRVGGDKVDNVEVDAEQGTSAAPAHRQAAGKWAYLFQIIFQMNAGAVLLTDCVFWFILVPLLEIKDYNINPLVVCMHSLNAVFLIGDTALNCLQFPWFRIAYFLLWTIAYVIFQWLVHVNLKIWWPYPFLDLSDPFSPLWYFSVVVMHLLCYAIFDLITRLKHTLYSRWFPDSYLSSR, from the exons ATGAGTTTTACAACAGGGTCCTCGAAAGATTCTTGGCATCCAGTCATGACTGCTGATACGACGGTTACAAGCTACTGGCTGAATTGGAGGTTCTTGCTATGCGGCATTTGGGTTGTAATTGTAATAGTTTTTTCATCACTTATCATATGGAAGAACGAAGATTGTGGCAGAAAGAAAGGTGTTAGCGGAGAAACCAAGCTGGAAACTGAAAGAACATTATTGTATGAGGATGAGACTTGGAGGCCATGCCTAAAAGGAATCCACCCTGCTTGGCTATTGGCTTTCAGGGTTTCCAGCTTCTTTGTGCTCGTAGTACTGCTTGCCATAGCTACTGTGGTGGACGGCAGCAGCATATTTTACTATTACACTCA GTGGACCTTTATATTAGTCACCTTTTACTTCGGG CTTGGGTCCTTGTTTTCCATGTATGGCTGTTACCAATATCACAAAAGAGTTGGTGGAGACAAAGTTGATAATGTGGAAGTAGATGCCGAGCAAGGAACTTCTGCAGCTCCTGCACATCGCCAAGCTGCAGGGAAATGGGCTTATCTCTTTCAAATTATTTTCCAG ATGAATGCAGGGGCTGTTCTGCTCACAGATTGCGTGTTTTGGTTCATACTTGTTCCGCTTCTTGAAATTAAAGACTACAATATCAATCCT TTGGTTGTATGTATGCATTCACTCAATGCCGTCTTCCTGATAGGCGATACTGCTCTAAATTGCTTG CAATTCCCCTGGTTTCGGATTGCATACTTCTTACTGTGGACAATAGCCTATGTTATATTTCAGTGGCTTGTCCACGTTAACCTAAAAATATGGTGGCCGTATCCGTTTCTCGACTTGTCAGATCCATTTTCTCCACTATG GTACTTCTCAGTCGTGGTCATGCATCTCCTATGCTACGCCATTTTCGATCTGATCACAAGGCTGAAACACACATTGTATTCGAGATGGTTTCCCGATTCCTATCTGTCTTCAAGATAG
- the LOC119986122 gene encoding glucuronoxylan 4-O-methyltransferase 1: MNMRPKPHQALNFKFLLLGVFIAFFLLFLLRSSFSSSSSSSSKQNIFPVLKPKTSKAMKETAENCSPTCAKIPRSLAQTLIHYSTSTITPQQTLKEISVTARVLDKKSPCNFLVFGLGHDSLMWSSLNFGGRTIFLEEDESWIEQIKLRFPMLESYHVTYDTKVNQADNLMEVGRGPECTSLVDLKYSICQLSLKSLPSEVYEMKWDLIMVDAPTGYHEEAPGRMSAIYTAGMIARNREEGAETDVFVHDVNREVEDRFSMEFLCEKYMKKQEGRLRHFTIPSHRDGSATNKPFCP, from the exons ATGAACATGAGGCCTAAACCCCATCAAGCTTTGAACTTTaagtttcttcttcttggtgTCTTCATTgctttcttccttctcttcttgtTAAGATCAagcttttcatcttcttcttcttcgtcttcaaaGCAGAACATTTTTCCTGttttgaaaccaaaaacctCTAAAGCAATGAAAGAAACAGCGGAAAATTGTTCTCCAACGTGTGCCAAGATCCCTCGCTCTCTAGCGCAAACTCTCATCCACTACTCAACCTCAACCATCACACCACAACAAACCCTCAAGGAAATCTCAGTGACAGCAAGAGTTCTAGACAAGAAGTCACCATGTAATTTCTTGGTCTTTGGCTTAGGCCATGACAGTCTCATGTGGAGCTCACTCAACTTTGGTGGCCGCACAATCTTCCTCGAAGAAGACGAGTCATGGATCGAACAGATCAAACTACGCTTTCCCATGTTGGAATCATACCATGTCACCTATGATACCAAG GTGAACCAGGCAGATAATCTAATGGAGGTAGGCAGAGGACCTGAGTGTACATCACTTGTTGATCTTAAATACTCCATATGCCAGCTCTCACTAAAAAGTTTGCCAAGTGAGGTCTATGAGATGAAGTGGGATTTGATAATGGTGGATGCTCCGACGGGGTACCACGAGGAGGCGCCTGGGAGGATGAGTGCCATATACACGGCGGGGATGATTGCTAGGAACAGAGAGGAAGGAGCAGAGACTGATGTATTTGTGCATGATGTGAATAGAGAGGTTGAAGATAGGTTTTCAATGGAGTTTCTTTGTGAAAAGTATATGAAGAAACAAGAAGGAAGATTAAGGCATTTCACCATTCCTAGTCACAGAGATGGCTCTGCCACCAACAAGCCATTCTGTCCATGA
- the LOC119985209 gene encoding uncharacterized protein LOC119985209 has translation MEATEKTDEAITTYSPRLAGTVNWGTATVIGIFAGMLYGGSKEASASVSKDAELMLKLGSTPDKREQYRLMRDAMEKRYIRVVRGSIVGGVRLGMFTGAFCCLQNLLAEKRGVHDVFNVVGAGSATAATFGLIMPGSLRWRTRNVMLGSVLGAALCFPLGWIQLKLVEKANEGNEAAFQRSEAKSGVDAAIERLEGNLNK, from the exons aTGGAAGCTACGGAAAAAACCGATGAAGCCATTACGACG TACTCACCAAGATTGGCTGGCACTGTCAATTGGGGCACAGCAACCGTCATAGGAATCTTTGCAGGCATGCTATATGGAGGTAGCAAGGAGGCGTCAGCTTCAGTT AGCAAGGATGCAGAGCTAATGTTGAAGCTTGGGAGCACTCCAGACAAGCGTGAGCAGTATAGATTAATGAGGGATGCAATGGAGAAGAGGTATATCAGAGTCGTTCGAGGCTCGATTGTTGGTGGAGTGCGACTTGGGATGTTCACTGGTGCATTTTGCTGTTTGCAAAATCTGCTGGCTGAGAAACGGGGTGTGCAtgatgttttcaatgtggtTGGGGCTGGCTCAGCCACTGCTGCAACATTTGGTTTGATAA TGCCTGGATCTCTCCGTTGGCGTACAAGGAATGTCATGCTAGGTTCAGTTCTTGGAGCAGCATTGTGTTTTCCTCTAG GTTGGATCCAATTGAAGCTTGTAGAGAAAGCAAATGAAGGAAATGAGGCTGCGTTTCAAAGGTCAGAAGCAAAGAGTGGCGTAGATGCCGCAATTGAAAGGCTTGAAGGAAACTTGAATAAGTAG
- the LOC119985132 gene encoding uncharacterized protein LOC119985132 isoform X2 yields MLHFCKLDYGSASDCGARKIFYTGLQDGNHTFEVCTNGSQGVGCASYNWTVDTIPPTAYVTASAPITNALNVSVDILFTEPCTGDGGFRCSSVNACNLLVYGAGHVIPSSLIILQPNLKYSLLVGLSSTVVYGRVILVMDKNFCTDAAGNRFTRTMNSSFSVHFDRRNVYVNLRTHIPEKLLQLNHEIRTVQATNDYDNLKVYLYFSRPVLNSSVEILNSLSTSQGAFLPIHGEDLRKRRFGFQVSNISSIAVVTIRLDASSIVSRQGTPVSPIAPVTFLFDSDRPAVRLSTTSSSRTKEHSIPIWIKFMKPVFGFNSSFISISGGQLLSFSEISRSTYIVEIQHVDDILSVKVPENVIVDVAGNKNLASNVLKVRHYSVPIISSVISTFATASFVATSFTAGLLTISTASLQSVGAFSRSSCPLTSDPARILFRSACHIQVFALSRWLAVTLPIDYYEFVRGLEWSIPYFSLPWESENTLPVMIGSSSSGFHSSVSKVQDLGTLEDKNLRTDASVYGSPLTPMDYRSFFESQNFKPEAEYILGLEHSNGWRYFRRSMFWLAVISGCLMLLHALLLLILKFKRKTSEKQRGYGALTFPRFEIFLIVLSLPCTCMVSTAIIQGGTPLGFIVGILLLGTVFLLSLALLLFLSFGITLGKLLQYKELHQEGEIFHWYQEIVRIILGPGKRGQWTWKNQTNSVYLTMLGPLFEDLRGPPKYMLTQISSGNSRNRGDRIIASDDENEDSEAPFIQKLFGILRIYYTLLELVKRVSLGIVAGAFLNRSSKVPTLALLCISSFQLFFLLLKKPFIKKKVQMVEIISVSCEVGLFATCFVLLEKEVSGQDETRVGMFMIILFLLGFFSQMINEWYALYRQTVQLDPAQKSFLAGLKLSSIGFLLFFIPQKLIGCLERKVPVNMDGEASNTSPPADRCRSSGSRSSGSTDKPWMKQLRELAKAGFSKDGNGNPSDPSSSRARWSGIWSAKRSGSSSVKTSSDFKPKSKALDRDLEAIFASK; encoded by the exons CTGCTGGTCTATGGCGCTGGCCATGTTATACCGTCTTCCCTCATCATTCTGCAGCCAAACCTTAAGTACTCCCTTCTTGTAGGTTTATCATCCACTGTTGTGTATGGGCGAGTGATATTAGTAATGGACAAAAATTTTTGTACTGATGCTGCGGGAAACAGATTTACAAGGACAATGAATTCGAGTTTCTCTGTGCATTTTG ATAGAAGAAATGTGTATGTTAACTTGAGGACGCACATTCCTGAAAAGCTACTTCAACTTAACCATGAAATTAGAACAGTGCAGGCAACTAATGATTATGATAACCTAAAGGTGTATTTGTACTTCTCAAGACCTGTTTTGAATTCATCCGTAGAGATTCTGAATTCTCTCAGCACAAGTCAGGGTGCATTTCTTCCAATCCATGGGGAAGACCTTAGGAAACGCAGATTTGGCTTTCAG GTTTCAAATATATCTAGCATTGCGGTAGTTACAATAAGGCTTGACGCAAGTTCTATAGTAAGCAGACAAGGGACCCCGGTTTCCCCAATTGCGCCAgttacttttctttttg ATTCTGATAGGCCCGCTGTCAGATTGAGTACAACATCTAGCTCAAGGACAAAAGAACATAGTATTCCAATATGGATCAAGTTCATGAAACCTGTATTTGGCTTCAATTcctctttcatatcaatctctGGAGGACAACTACTGAG CTTTAGTGAGATAAGCAGAAGCACATATATTGTGGAGATACAACACGTTGATGACATTTTATCTGTCAAGGTTCCTGAAAATGTAATTGTGGATGTTGCTGGAAACAAAAATCTCGCATCTAATGTTCTCAAAGTGAGGCACT ATTCTGTACCTATTATATCTTCCGTCATTTCTACATTTGCAACTGCTTCTTTTGTGGCTACATCTTTTACTGCTGGGCTACTGACAATTTCAACTGCGAGCCTTCAATCTGTGGGAGCGTTTTCAAGATCATCTTGTCCTTTGACATCTGATCCTGCAAGAATACTATTT CGGAGCGCTTGCCACATTCAGGTTTTTGCTTTATCCAGATGGTTGGCAGTCACTTTGCCAATTGATTATTATGAATTTGTAAGAGGTTTGGAGTGGAGTATACCTTACTTTAGTCTACCATGGGAATCTGAGAATACTCTTCCAGTCATGATAGGCTCAAGTTCTTCAGGTTTTCATTCCTCTGTTTCAAAGGTACAAGATTTAGGAACTCTAGAAGACAAGAATTTGCGTACAGATGCTTCAGTGTATGGATCGCCGCTTACTCCTATGGATTATAGATCTTTTTTTGAG AGCCAAAACTTTAAACCAGAAGCAGAGTACATTTTGGGTCTGGAGCATTCAAATGG GTGGAGGTATTTCAGAAGAAGCATGTTCTGGCTAGCTGTAATTAGTGGCTGTTTGATGCTCCTTCACGCTCTACTCCTTTTAATTCTgaaattcaaaaggaaaacatctGAAAAGCAGAGAGGTTATGGAGCACTCACATTCCCAAGATTTGAGATATTTCTCATAGTTCTTTCACTTCCTTGTACTTGTATGGTCTCCACTGCTATAATTCAAG GAGGAACACCGTTGGGGTTCATTGTCGGGATTCTACTGTTGGGTACTGTATTCTTGTTATCGCTGGCCTTGCTTTTGTTCCTCTCCTTTGGTATTACACTTGGGAAGCTTCTCCAATACAAGGAACTGCATCAGGAGGGAGAGATATTTCACTGGTATCAAGAAATTGTCCGAATAATTTTGGGTCCTGGTAAAAGAGGGCAGTGGACATGGAAAAACCAAACCAACTCTGTTTATCTAACTATGTTAGGCCCCCTGTTTGAAGATTTAAGAGGCCCTCCTAAGTACATGCTCACACAGATTTCTAGTGGAAATTCCAGAAACCGAGGTGATCGTATCATTGCCTCTGATGATGAAAACGAAGATTCAGAAGCGCCTTTTATTCAGAAGCTATTTGGAATACTTAGAATATACTACACACTGCTTGAGCTGGTGAAACGAGTTTCTCTGGGTATTGTGGCTGGTGCCTTCCTAAATAGGTCTTCTAAAGTGCCAACACTTGCCTTATTATGCATTTCCTCTTTTCagctcttctttcttcttctcaagAAGCCTTTTATCAAGAAAAAAGTTCAAATGGTTGAGATTATATCGGTTTCATGTGAAGTAGGTTTATTTGCTACTTGTTTTGTTCTCCTGGAGAAGGAGGTTTCAGGCCAAGATGAGACCAGAGTTGGAATGTTTATGATTATACTCTTCCTACTCGGATTTTTTTCACAAATGATAAATGAATGGTATGCTTTGTATAGGCAGACAGTGCAGTTGGATCCTGCTCAGAAGTCTTTTTTGGCTGGCTTGAAACTGTCTTCAATTGGGTTTCTCCTGTTTTTCATTCCACAAAAACTGATAGGATGCCTTGAAAGAAAAGTTCCAGTGAATATGGATGGAGAAGCTTCAAATACCAGTCCTCCTGCTGACAGGTGCAGAAGTTCTGGGAGTAGGAGTTCCGGGTCGACTGATAAACCATGGATGAAGCAACTGAGAGAACTGGCAAAGGCGGGTTTTTCTAAAGATGGGAATGGAAATCCGAGTGATCCTTCGAGCAGTCGTGCTAGATGGAGTGGGATCTGGTCTGCAAAAAGGAGTGGGAGCTCATCTGTAAAAACTTCTTCAGATTTCAAGCCAAAATCCAAGGCCTTAGACAGAGATTTGGAAGCCATTTTTGCATCCAAGTGA
- the LOC119985132 gene encoding uncharacterized protein LOC119985132 isoform X3, whose amino-acid sequence MDKNFCTDAAGNRFTRTMNSSFSVHFDRRNVYVNLRTHIPEKLLQLNHEIRTVQATNDYDNLKVYLYFSRPVLNSSVEILNSLSTSQGAFLPIHGEDLRKRRFGFQVSNISSIAVVTIRLDASSIVSRQGTPVSPIAPVTFLFDSDRPAVRLSTTSSSRTKEHSIPIWIKFMKPVFGFNSSFISISGGQLLSFSEISRSTYIVEIQHVDDILSVKVPENVIVDVAGNKNLASNVLKVRHYSVPIISSVISTFATASFVATSFTAGLLTISTASLQSVGAFSRSSCPLTSDPARILFRSACHIQVFALSRWLAVTLPIDYYEFVRGLEWSIPYFSLPWESENTLPVMIGSSSSGFHSSVSKVQDLGTLEDKNLRTDASVYGSPLTPMDYRSFFESQNFKPEAEYILGLEHSNGWRYFRRSMFWLAVISGCLMLLHALLLLILKFKRKTSEKQRGYGALTFPRFEIFLIVLSLPCTCMVSTAIIQGGTPLGFIVGILLLGTVFLLSLALLLFLSFGITLGKLLQYKELHQEGEIFHWYQEIVRIILGPGKRGQWTWKNQTNSVYLTMLGPLFEDLRGPPKYMLTQISSGNSRNRGDRIIASDDENEDSEAPFIQKLFGILRIYYTLLELVKRVSLGIVAGAFLNRSSKVPTLALLCISSFQLFFLLLKKPFIKKKVQMVEIISVSCEVGLFATCFVLLEKEVSGQDETRVGMFMIILFLLGFFSQMINEWYALYRQTVQLDPAQKSFLAGLKLSSIGFLLFFIPQKLIGCLERKVPVNMDGEASNTSPPADRCRSSGSRSSGSTDKPWMKQLRELAKAGFSKDGNGNPSDPSSSRARWSGIWSAKRSGSSSVKTSSDFKPKSKALDRDLEAIFASK is encoded by the exons ATGGACAAAAATTTTTGTACTGATGCTGCGGGAAACAGATTTACAAGGACAATGAATTCGAGTTTCTCTGTGCATTTTG ATAGAAGAAATGTGTATGTTAACTTGAGGACGCACATTCCTGAAAAGCTACTTCAACTTAACCATGAAATTAGAACAGTGCAGGCAACTAATGATTATGATAACCTAAAGGTGTATTTGTACTTCTCAAGACCTGTTTTGAATTCATCCGTAGAGATTCTGAATTCTCTCAGCACAAGTCAGGGTGCATTTCTTCCAATCCATGGGGAAGACCTTAGGAAACGCAGATTTGGCTTTCAG GTTTCAAATATATCTAGCATTGCGGTAGTTACAATAAGGCTTGACGCAAGTTCTATAGTAAGCAGACAAGGGACCCCGGTTTCCCCAATTGCGCCAgttacttttctttttg ATTCTGATAGGCCCGCTGTCAGATTGAGTACAACATCTAGCTCAAGGACAAAAGAACATAGTATTCCAATATGGATCAAGTTCATGAAACCTGTATTTGGCTTCAATTcctctttcatatcaatctctGGAGGACAACTACTGAG CTTTAGTGAGATAAGCAGAAGCACATATATTGTGGAGATACAACACGTTGATGACATTTTATCTGTCAAGGTTCCTGAAAATGTAATTGTGGATGTTGCTGGAAACAAAAATCTCGCATCTAATGTTCTCAAAGTGAGGCACT ATTCTGTACCTATTATATCTTCCGTCATTTCTACATTTGCAACTGCTTCTTTTGTGGCTACATCTTTTACTGCTGGGCTACTGACAATTTCAACTGCGAGCCTTCAATCTGTGGGAGCGTTTTCAAGATCATCTTGTCCTTTGACATCTGATCCTGCAAGAATACTATTT CGGAGCGCTTGCCACATTCAGGTTTTTGCTTTATCCAGATGGTTGGCAGTCACTTTGCCAATTGATTATTATGAATTTGTAAGAGGTTTGGAGTGGAGTATACCTTACTTTAGTCTACCATGGGAATCTGAGAATACTCTTCCAGTCATGATAGGCTCAAGTTCTTCAGGTTTTCATTCCTCTGTTTCAAAGGTACAAGATTTAGGAACTCTAGAAGACAAGAATTTGCGTACAGATGCTTCAGTGTATGGATCGCCGCTTACTCCTATGGATTATAGATCTTTTTTTGAG AGCCAAAACTTTAAACCAGAAGCAGAGTACATTTTGGGTCTGGAGCATTCAAATGG GTGGAGGTATTTCAGAAGAAGCATGTTCTGGCTAGCTGTAATTAGTGGCTGTTTGATGCTCCTTCACGCTCTACTCCTTTTAATTCTgaaattcaaaaggaaaacatctGAAAAGCAGAGAGGTTATGGAGCACTCACATTCCCAAGATTTGAGATATTTCTCATAGTTCTTTCACTTCCTTGTACTTGTATGGTCTCCACTGCTATAATTCAAG GAGGAACACCGTTGGGGTTCATTGTCGGGATTCTACTGTTGGGTACTGTATTCTTGTTATCGCTGGCCTTGCTTTTGTTCCTCTCCTTTGGTATTACACTTGGGAAGCTTCTCCAATACAAGGAACTGCATCAGGAGGGAGAGATATTTCACTGGTATCAAGAAATTGTCCGAATAATTTTGGGTCCTGGTAAAAGAGGGCAGTGGACATGGAAAAACCAAACCAACTCTGTTTATCTAACTATGTTAGGCCCCCTGTTTGAAGATTTAAGAGGCCCTCCTAAGTACATGCTCACACAGATTTCTAGTGGAAATTCCAGAAACCGAGGTGATCGTATCATTGCCTCTGATGATGAAAACGAAGATTCAGAAGCGCCTTTTATTCAGAAGCTATTTGGAATACTTAGAATATACTACACACTGCTTGAGCTGGTGAAACGAGTTTCTCTGGGTATTGTGGCTGGTGCCTTCCTAAATAGGTCTTCTAAAGTGCCAACACTTGCCTTATTATGCATTTCCTCTTTTCagctcttctttcttcttctcaagAAGCCTTTTATCAAGAAAAAAGTTCAAATGGTTGAGATTATATCGGTTTCATGTGAAGTAGGTTTATTTGCTACTTGTTTTGTTCTCCTGGAGAAGGAGGTTTCAGGCCAAGATGAGACCAGAGTTGGAATGTTTATGATTATACTCTTCCTACTCGGATTTTTTTCACAAATGATAAATGAATGGTATGCTTTGTATAGGCAGACAGTGCAGTTGGATCCTGCTCAGAAGTCTTTTTTGGCTGGCTTGAAACTGTCTTCAATTGGGTTTCTCCTGTTTTTCATTCCACAAAAACTGATAGGATGCCTTGAAAGAAAAGTTCCAGTGAATATGGATGGAGAAGCTTCAAATACCAGTCCTCCTGCTGACAGGTGCAGAAGTTCTGGGAGTAGGAGTTCCGGGTCGACTGATAAACCATGGATGAAGCAACTGAGAGAACTGGCAAAGGCGGGTTTTTCTAAAGATGGGAATGGAAATCCGAGTGATCCTTCGAGCAGTCGTGCTAGATGGAGTGGGATCTGGTCTGCAAAAAGGAGTGGGAGCTCATCTGTAAAAACTTCTTCAGATTTCAAGCCAAAATCCAAGGCCTTAGACAGAGATTTGGAAGCCATTTTTGCATCCAAGTGA